Proteins encoded in a region of the Novibacillus thermophilus genome:
- the eutB gene encoding hydroxyectoine utilization dehydratase EutB: protein MDVNRVWEARARITPYVNKTPLIRSPVLSEQTKANVFLKLENVQPTGSFKVRGAANKILSLSQAEQSRGVTTFSTGNHALAVSSIARHLDMKAVICVSHRVPKAKLDAIRRYGVEIRNDFDSQDDAEAFCSQLEREGLTVIKPFDDPSVIAGQGTIGLELMEDLPHVETVVIPLSGGGLLSGIGLALKANNPRIRVVGVSVERGAVMYESIQAGKPVILEEKETLADSLLGGIGLDNRFTLSMVQQLADEILLVSEPSIAAGMAYMLEAHRMGVEGAAAVGLAAVMEQKLKVDPGENIAVIVSGNNVDLSTLLRVTQQYSSSTNHLT from the coding sequence ATGGACGTGAATCGCGTCTGGGAGGCACGAGCCCGCATCACGCCTTATGTGAACAAGACACCTCTCATCCGTTCTCCAGTTTTATCAGAACAGACCAAAGCGAACGTTTTCCTGAAATTGGAGAACGTGCAACCAACAGGGTCTTTTAAAGTCAGGGGCGCTGCAAACAAAATACTGAGTCTCTCTCAAGCTGAACAATCCCGCGGCGTCACAACATTTTCCACCGGCAATCACGCACTGGCCGTCTCCTCCATTGCCCGCCATCTGGACATGAAAGCCGTCATTTGCGTTTCTCATCGCGTTCCCAAAGCCAAACTTGACGCCATTCGACGCTACGGTGTTGAAATCCGCAATGACTTCGACAGTCAAGACGACGCTGAGGCGTTTTGTTCCCAATTGGAACGAGAGGGACTGACGGTCATCAAACCTTTTGACGACCCTTCCGTCATTGCCGGTCAAGGGACGATCGGGTTAGAGTTGATGGAAGACTTACCACACGTTGAGACAGTGGTCATTCCTTTATCCGGCGGCGGGTTGTTGTCGGGAATCGGCCTCGCACTGAAAGCGAACAATCCCCGCATTCGCGTCGTCGGAGTGTCCGTCGAGCGCGGTGCTGTCATGTATGAAAGCATTCAAGCAGGCAAACCAGTGATCCTGGAAGAAAAAGAAACATTGGCCGACAGCCTTTTAGGCGGCATTGGCCTGGACAACCGCTTTACATTGTCGATGGTGCAACAGCTGGCAGATGAAATCCTCCTCGTCTCGGAGCCATCCATCGCAGCCGGAATGGCATACATGCTCGAGGCCCACCGAATGGGAGTAGAAGGAGCGGCAGCGGTAGGCTTAGCCGCTGTCATGGAACAAAAACTAAAAGTTGATCCCGGGGAAAACATCGCCGTCATCGTCAGCGGCAACAATGTGGATCTGTCCACTCTGTTACGCGTCACCCAACAGTACAGCTCATCCACCAATCATCTAACGTGA
- a CDS encoding PucR family transcriptional regulator, which yields MLLTVEDVMNLDIMQHAVVRSGSGGLNSRLVKWVSVIEVPVEDFVGQHELVLSTAIGCGHDQALFLQFVKDIYNSGAAALAISTGRYIYDIPENAVAFADSHHFPIIEVPWKVRFSAIIEAVLNEMNSRRHKVFKRSEDVQQRLFSLILQGAHLSKIAEVVHQELGHPLLIVDHRGHVYGESRRIGAFRKKWQRLIQSEPKIPKGVPVRTPQHLSHSDIRCLRVARESAIQVVIRSSGKIVGYMIIPLPSDVTAENFLQPDNSIVLDYASMATALWFSREHAVQEAEMRLRDDFVWNLAKGETPSWEAVLSRAKALGYKVTLPYVCTVGLIENLRQLYERHPSDDVSYEHWRHNIMRYTEEQIHHIGNTVNLETMTTCQDGLFVIFLECPQQNFIDEVNYFLDLIENEVKSLLPGAVMSWGIGDSRAGVRSFHHSYSEARVTLDIGRRQRGSGTRSTHEDTSVYRALMCLKDNQDLKDIVTSTIGKLVDYDRQKPGMDLIDTLNAYVRHHGNVSRTARALNLHRQSLLYRLRKIESLTNRSLVNADDLFLLNLSVKLWTLTADEQKIQNA from the coding sequence GTGCTGCTCACTGTAGAAGATGTGATGAATTTAGACATTATGCAACACGCCGTTGTCCGTTCTGGGAGCGGTGGCTTAAACAGTCGTCTCGTCAAATGGGTTTCCGTGATTGAAGTTCCTGTCGAAGACTTCGTGGGGCAACACGAACTCGTGCTGAGTACAGCCATCGGATGCGGACACGATCAAGCGCTGTTTTTACAATTTGTGAAAGACATTTACAACTCTGGTGCGGCTGCTCTCGCCATCTCAACAGGCCGCTACATTTACGACATTCCCGAAAACGCTGTCGCCTTTGCCGATTCCCACCATTTTCCCATCATCGAAGTGCCTTGGAAGGTTCGCTTTTCAGCCATTATCGAAGCCGTCTTAAACGAGATGAACAGCCGGCGGCACAAAGTGTTCAAACGCTCTGAAGATGTTCAACAACGCCTGTTTAGTCTCATTTTGCAGGGCGCACACCTGTCCAAGATCGCCGAGGTCGTCCATCAAGAACTCGGGCACCCCCTGCTGATTGTCGACCACCGGGGCCACGTGTACGGTGAGAGCCGACGCATCGGCGCTTTCCGAAAAAAGTGGCAGCGCTTGATCCAGTCCGAACCAAAAATACCGAAAGGGGTCCCCGTTCGAACGCCCCAGCACCTCTCCCATTCAGACATCCGATGTCTCCGTGTCGCCCGAGAATCGGCCATTCAAGTTGTCATCCGGTCGTCGGGAAAAATTGTCGGGTACATGATCATTCCTTTGCCCTCCGATGTGACAGCAGAAAACTTTTTACAACCTGATAATTCCATCGTCCTCGATTACGCTTCGATGGCGACGGCACTCTGGTTCTCCCGGGAACACGCCGTCCAAGAAGCGGAAATGCGGTTAAGGGACGATTTCGTCTGGAATCTCGCAAAAGGCGAAACCCCGTCGTGGGAGGCCGTCCTCTCCCGGGCAAAAGCGCTAGGCTACAAAGTGACGCTGCCCTATGTCTGCACTGTCGGGTTAATTGAAAACTTACGCCAACTTTACGAACGACACCCTTCCGACGACGTGTCGTACGAGCACTGGAGGCACAACATTATGCGCTACACCGAAGAACAGATTCACCACATCGGCAACACAGTCAATCTCGAGACGATGACGACGTGCCAAGACGGGCTCTTCGTCATTTTTTTAGAATGCCCGCAACAAAATTTTATAGATGAGGTCAACTACTTCCTCGATCTCATAGAAAACGAAGTGAAAAGCCTGTTACCGGGAGCCGTCATGTCCTGGGGGATCGGCGACAGCCGGGCTGGTGTTCGCTCCTTCCACCACAGCTACAGCGAAGCCCGAGTTACTTTGGACATCGGTCGCCGTCAAAGGGGATCTGGTACCCGCAGCACACACGAAGACACGAGTGTCTATCGGGCCCTCATGTGCTTGAAGGACAACCAAGACTTAAAGGACATTGTGACGTCGACGATCGGTAAACTGGTGGATTACGATCGGCAAAAGCCGGGCATGGATCTAATCGACACGTTGAACGCTTACGTGCGGCATCACGGAAATGTCAGCCGGACGGCCAGAGCACTCAATCTGCACCGCCAGTCGCTGCTCTACCGCTTAAGAAAAATCGAATCGCTGACCAACCGCTCCCTCGTCAACGCAGACGACTTGTTTTTGCTCAACTTGAGTGTTAAATTGTGGACGCTCACTGCAGACGAACAGAAAATTCAAAACGCGTAG
- a CDS encoding tyrosine-type recombinase/integrase, protein MPQHPFSRRLPESVNRVISRFPLPVQDFLHDMISAERSNQTIVNYAYDFDLFLTYLKEHDISFEGVTAHDIKRFFRYVENGYERKLNLTTSHIDPRTGEKTERKIQRTHYRENTHSGKARKRASLRSLYRYLQKNNYIAHDPMREYEDTSLKQSRRSRAPVFLTAEEAKRLIGAVTDYYGQNETDRRYRKELASRDRAIMLVLLNTGMRVSELVHLNRYSLQSTNGTVHVTVIGKGNQERVLKLNRTAKEALENYFPDREKLVRTTGEEALFVNRFGHRISRKAVYEIVKKYVQVAKLPPKAARISPHKLRHTLATLLLKNGENLRVVQEILGHSSIKTTEIYTHVINTEKDQALDHLDQLF, encoded by the coding sequence ATGCCTCAACACCCTTTTTCCCGGCGTTTGCCGGAAAGTGTCAACCGCGTCATCAGCCGCTTTCCCCTCCCCGTTCAAGACTTTCTGCACGACATGATCAGCGCGGAAAGATCCAACCAAACGATTGTGAATTACGCGTACGACTTTGACCTTTTTTTGACATATTTGAAAGAGCACGACATTTCGTTTGAAGGTGTGACGGCACACGACATCAAACGTTTTTTTCGCTACGTTGAGAACGGGTACGAACGGAAACTCAACCTGACCACATCGCACATCGACCCGAGAACGGGGGAAAAGACAGAAAGAAAGATTCAACGCACCCACTACCGGGAGAACACCCACAGCGGCAAAGCGAGAAAACGGGCGTCACTCCGCTCACTTTACCGCTATTTACAAAAAAACAACTACATTGCACACGATCCTATGCGCGAGTACGAAGACACCTCGCTGAAACAGAGCCGCCGCAGTCGCGCTCCGGTATTTCTTACGGCTGAAGAAGCCAAGCGCTTAATCGGCGCCGTTACGGATTACTACGGTCAAAACGAGACAGACAGGCGTTACAGAAAAGAATTGGCCAGTCGTGACCGGGCCATTATGCTCGTACTCCTCAACACAGGTATGCGCGTATCGGAGCTCGTACATTTGAACCGTTATAGCCTTCAATCGACAAACGGAACAGTCCACGTCACTGTGATCGGCAAAGGGAATCAAGAGCGGGTGCTCAAATTGAATCGAACCGCAAAAGAGGCCCTGGAGAATTACTTCCCCGACCGGGAGAAATTGGTGAGAACTACTGGAGAGGAAGCGCTGTTTGTCAACCGTTTCGGTCACCGCATAAGCCGCAAAGCCGTGTATGAGATCGTTAAAAAGTACGTGCAAGTAGCCAAGCTGCCGCCGAAAGCCGCCCGCATTTCCCCCCATAAGCTGCGGCACACATTAGCGACACTTCTATTAAAAAACGGGGAAAACTTGCGGGTCGTGCAAGAAATTTTAGGGCACTCCAGCATCAAAACGACTGAAATATACACACACGTCATCAATACGGAAAAAGACCAGGCCCTTGACCATCTCGACCAGTTGTTTTAA
- a CDS encoding cell division suppressor protein YneA: MKTLAMSVGSIFFLLFVSSTYLSEPADETEPIEVVINEGDTLWQIAQKYYGESRDIRAVIEEIKVYNELNDATIRPGDTLLLPR; encoded by the coding sequence ATGAAAACGTTGGCGATGTCTGTCGGTTCCATTTTCTTTCTGTTGTTTGTCAGTTCTACCTATTTGTCAGAGCCGGCTGATGAGACCGAACCTATCGAAGTGGTGATAAACGAGGGGGACACGCTGTGGCAAATCGCGCAGAAGTATTACGGTGAATCTCGTGACATTCGAGCGGTAATTGAGGAAATTAAAGTGTACAACGAACTGAACGATGCCACGATCCGTCCGGGCGACACGCTGCTCCTGCCTCGGTAA
- the lexA gene encoding transcriptional repressor LexA, with translation MTKLSQRQEAIINFIRLQVKEKGYPPSVREIGEAVGLKSSSTVHGHLSRLEKKGLIRRDPTKPRAIELLEHDPTSEYDVETVNVPLLGKVTAGQPITAIENIEDYYPLPKRMVGEENSSFLLRVQGDSMINAGIHDGDYVIVKKQRTANNGEIVVAMTEDDEATVKRFYKEQNRVRLQPENDMMEPIILSNVTILGKVTGLMRTIQ, from the coding sequence ATGACAAAATTGTCACAACGCCAAGAAGCGATTATCAATTTTATCCGTCTCCAAGTAAAAGAAAAAGGGTATCCCCCGTCTGTCCGGGAAATCGGGGAGGCCGTCGGCCTCAAGTCAAGCTCTACTGTTCACGGGCATTTGTCGCGTTTAGAAAAAAAAGGGCTCATTCGCCGCGATCCGACAAAACCCCGTGCTATCGAATTGTTGGAACACGACCCCACTTCGGAATACGATGTGGAAACTGTCAATGTGCCGTTACTCGGAAAAGTGACAGCCGGGCAGCCGATTACGGCAATTGAAAACATTGAAGACTACTACCCCCTCCCGAAAAGGATGGTCGGCGAGGAGAACAGTTCGTTTTTACTTCGAGTACAAGGCGACAGTATGATCAATGCGGGGATACACGACGGGGATTACGTCATTGTTAAAAAACAACGGACAGCCAACAACGGAGAAATCGTCGTAGCCATGACGGAAGACGATGAAGCGACAGTGAAGCGTTTTTACAAAGAGCAGAACCGCGTTCGCTTGCAACCGGAAAATGACATGATGGAGCCGATTATTCTGTCCAATGTCACCATTTTAGGAAAAGTGACGGGGCTGATGCGCACAATTCAATGA
- a CDS encoding heavy metal translocating P-type ATPase, with translation MRLLERQHDQHTYRLANLSCADCAAKFEEKVKQSSGVVDAKVNFGASKLTVVGRPLSIEEVETLGAFDNIKVAVEEERETPFWKKSRAIGLIAFSLLLMIAAFWCQMLGTSAALYISLYVAATALGGWETFKKGIPSLLRLDFNMNTLMAVAVSGALAIGYWAEAAVVAFLFGVSESLEAFSMERARRSIRSLMEMAPRRASIRRNGVEQVTNVEDVRVGDTMIVRPGEKIAMDGKIVKGQTAVNEAPITGESVPVDKEPGDEVFAGSLNTSGAIEVEVTKLTEDTTLSKMITLVEEAQEQRAPSQKFVDRFAKVYTPAVMALAVGIGLFPPLLFGAPWQPWIYNALALLIVACPCALVVSTPVAIVSALGNAARNGVLIKGGIHLENVGGLRGIAFDKTGTLTEGRPAVSDIVPLKGRGEDDVLTLAASIEQLSEHPLAEAVVRAARERNLPLKEAKDFEAIPGKGAQARVGGRVYRMGNRRLFEEELFKTAAAENQIQKLRQEGKTVMVLGDGHELIAIIAVADRIRETSRNTLRELKRIGVEKTVMLTGDDRLTAQAFAREVGVDDVRSELLPQEKVAAIQELKKRYDRIAMVGDGINDAPALAAATSGIAMGGAGSDTTLETADIVLMADDLSRLPFTIRLSRSALRVIKQNITSSLVIKAVATVMAFPGWLTLWLAILADMGATLLVTANGMRLLRIQPGKRKGVH, from the coding sequence ATGAGACTGTTGGAAAGACAGCACGATCAGCATACCTACAGGTTGGCTAATCTGTCTTGCGCCGATTGTGCCGCCAAATTTGAGGAAAAAGTGAAGCAATCGAGTGGCGTTGTCGATGCTAAAGTTAATTTCGGCGCATCCAAATTGACAGTCGTCGGCAGGCCCTTAAGTATTGAAGAAGTGGAGACGTTGGGCGCCTTTGACAACATCAAGGTAGCCGTTGAAGAGGAGAGGGAAACACCTTTCTGGAAAAAGAGCCGAGCCATTGGGCTCATCGCTTTTTCACTGTTGCTCATGATCGCCGCATTTTGGTGTCAAATGCTGGGAACTTCTGCAGCACTGTACATCAGTCTGTATGTTGCAGCTACCGCCCTAGGGGGGTGGGAAACGTTTAAAAAGGGTATCCCCAGTTTGTTGCGACTGGACTTCAATATGAACACTCTGATGGCGGTAGCGGTGAGTGGAGCACTGGCGATCGGCTATTGGGCCGAGGCTGCTGTCGTGGCCTTTTTGTTCGGCGTGAGTGAATCACTGGAAGCCTTCAGCATGGAACGGGCCCGCCGCTCCATCCGTTCCTTGATGGAGATGGCCCCTAGACGGGCGAGTATCCGTCGAAACGGCGTGGAACAGGTCACGAACGTGGAAGACGTACGAGTCGGGGATACGATGATTGTCCGTCCGGGAGAGAAAATCGCTATGGACGGAAAAATCGTCAAAGGACAGACTGCCGTCAACGAGGCGCCCATCACCGGCGAATCGGTACCGGTAGACAAGGAACCAGGGGATGAGGTGTTTGCTGGATCGTTGAACACATCTGGGGCGATTGAGGTTGAAGTGACAAAATTAACAGAGGATACGACTCTGTCAAAAATGATTACGTTAGTGGAAGAGGCGCAGGAGCAGCGTGCCCCCTCCCAAAAATTCGTCGATCGTTTTGCCAAAGTGTACACACCGGCGGTGATGGCGTTGGCTGTGGGCATCGGCCTCTTTCCGCCGCTATTGTTCGGAGCTCCCTGGCAGCCTTGGATTTACAATGCCTTGGCACTGTTGATCGTGGCGTGTCCATGTGCCTTGGTCGTCTCGACCCCGGTGGCCATCGTCTCTGCCCTTGGCAACGCGGCGCGAAACGGTGTCTTGATCAAAGGAGGCATTCACCTGGAGAACGTAGGGGGGCTCCGAGGCATCGCCTTTGACAAAACGGGGACGCTAACCGAGGGGAGACCGGCTGTCTCCGATATCGTACCGCTTAAAGGTCGAGGCGAAGATGACGTGTTAACACTGGCTGCAAGCATTGAACAACTGTCGGAACACCCGCTGGCGGAAGCCGTCGTACGCGCAGCGAGGGAGCGAAACCTTCCCCTAAAAGAGGCAAAAGATTTCGAGGCGATTCCCGGAAAGGGCGCCCAAGCGAGAGTAGGCGGGAGGGTGTACCGGATGGGCAACCGTCGCCTGTTTGAAGAAGAGCTTTTCAAAACGGCTGCTGCGGAAAACCAGATTCAGAAGCTCCGCCAGGAAGGGAAAACGGTTATGGTGCTGGGGGACGGTCATGAACTTATCGCGATTATCGCCGTGGCTGATCGGATTCGGGAGACGAGCCGTAACACTTTGCGTGAGTTGAAGCGAATCGGCGTTGAAAAAACAGTGATGCTCACAGGCGACGACCGTTTGACTGCCCAAGCTTTCGCTCGTGAAGTCGGCGTTGACGACGTTCGATCAGAACTTCTGCCACAAGAAAAAGTAGCGGCGATTCAGGAGCTGAAGAAACGCTACGACCGAATCGCCATGGTTGGAGACGGGATCAACGATGCACCCGCATTGGCTGCCGCGACGTCGGGAATCGCCATGGGGGGTGCTGGATCGGACACGACGTTAGAAACGGCGGACATCGTTTTGATGGCAGACGATTTATCAAGACTGCCCTTCACAATTCGCCTCAGCCGCTCTGCCTTACGAGTGATCAAACAAAATATCACGTCGTCCCTCGTCATCAAGGCGGTGGCCACGGTTATGGCGTTTCCCGGTTGGTTGACCTTGTGGCTAGCCATTCTCGCCGATATGGGGGCGACTTTGCTCGTCACAGCTAACGGCATGCGGTTACTGCGCATCCAACCTGGAAAGCGTAAGGGCGTTCATTGA
- the glnA gene encoding type I glutamate--ammonia ligase — protein sequence MGKLSRDDILKSVEENDVRYIRLMFTDLLGRVKNVEIPRRQLTKALDNKLMFDGSSIEGFVRIEESDMYLHPDPNSWVIFPWDANGGKVAGLICDVYTPDGQPFAGDPRSILKKVLKEANDLGFTAFNVGPEPEFFLFKTDESGNPTLDLNDRGGYFDLAPVDLGENCRRDIVLTLDQMGFKMEASHHEVAPGQHEIDFQYADAVQTADNIQLFELVVRNVSRRHGLHATFMPKPLHGVNGSGMHTHQSLFRGSENAFYDEHDENGLSEIARQYIAGLLKHARAWVAITNPLVNSYKRLVPGYEAPVYVAWSFQNRSPLIRIPASRGLSTRVEVRCPDPSTNPYLALAVMLKAGLDGIKNKLIAPDPIDRNIYMMEESDRINEGIEVLPSSLHEALEELKQNPVICDALGEHALKHFLEAKEIEWDMFRTQVHPWEREQYLQNY from the coding sequence ATGGGAAAATTGAGTCGAGACGACATTTTAAAGTCAGTGGAAGAAAACGATGTACGGTATATCCGCCTCATGTTTACAGACTTGTTAGGCAGGGTTAAAAACGTCGAGATTCCACGCCGTCAGCTGACGAAGGCTTTGGACAACAAATTAATGTTTGACGGGTCTTCTATTGAAGGATTCGTGCGCATCGAAGAATCTGATATGTATTTACATCCGGATCCGAACAGTTGGGTCATCTTCCCGTGGGATGCGAACGGAGGAAAAGTAGCCGGTCTCATATGTGACGTTTACACACCGGACGGCCAACCGTTTGCAGGAGATCCGCGCAGTATTTTAAAAAAAGTGTTGAAAGAAGCGAACGATCTAGGGTTTACGGCGTTTAACGTCGGGCCGGAACCGGAGTTTTTCTTGTTTAAAACCGATGAATCCGGCAATCCGACCCTGGATTTGAACGACAGAGGCGGCTACTTCGACTTGGCCCCAGTGGACTTGGGAGAAAACTGCCGCCGCGACATTGTGCTGACATTGGATCAAATGGGGTTTAAAATGGAAGCCTCGCACCACGAAGTGGCCCCGGGTCAGCACGAGATAGACTTCCAATACGCAGATGCCGTCCAGACGGCTGACAACATTCAATTGTTCGAACTCGTCGTCAGAAACGTTTCCCGGCGCCACGGGTTGCACGCTACCTTTATGCCTAAACCGCTGCACGGCGTGAACGGGTCCGGGATGCACACACACCAGTCGCTGTTCCGCGGTTCTGAAAACGCCTTTTACGATGAACATGACGAGAACGGGTTGAGCGAGATCGCCCGCCAGTACATCGCCGGGTTGTTGAAACACGCCCGCGCCTGGGTGGCGATTACGAATCCGCTCGTCAATTCGTACAAGCGATTGGTGCCAGGTTACGAAGCACCGGTTTACGTTGCCTGGTCGTTTCAGAACCGCAGCCCTTTGATCCGCATTCCGGCTTCGCGCGGACTGAGCACACGCGTAGAAGTGCGCTGCCCCGATCCATCGACTAATCCTTATTTAGCGTTGGCCGTGATGCTAAAAGCCGGCTTGGATGGAATAAAAAATAAGCTGATAGCACCGGACCCGATCGATCGCAACATTTACATGATGGAGGAATCAGATCGGATTAATGAAGGCATTGAAGTATTGCCGTCCTCATTACATGAAGCGTTAGAGGAATTGAAACAAAATCCTGTTATTTGCGACGCTCTAGGTGAGCACGCTCTGAAACATTTCCTCGAAGCGAAAGAAATTGAATGGGACATGTTTCGCACGCAAGTTCACCCGTGGGAGCGAGAGCAGTACTTGCAAAATTATTAA
- a CDS encoding DUF456 domain-containing protein, with protein sequence MTVLLWIVVAVLLLLGFAGLVVPVLPDALLLLAGFLVYHFFINGDVLTASFWWTAGILTVVVIAVDYIASGMGAQKYGASKWSVVSAALGVVIFPFILGPIGLIVGPFLAVVVTEWLLRKTLVDSLKIGLGTIAGFLGGILVKGLIMCALVVWFLWRALG encoded by the coding sequence GTGACGGTTTTGTTGTGGATCGTTGTTGCTGTTTTACTCTTGCTCGGGTTTGCTGGTCTTGTCGTGCCGGTTCTTCCCGACGCGCTGCTCCTTCTTGCCGGCTTTCTCGTCTACCATTTTTTCATTAACGGTGACGTGTTGACCGCATCTTTCTGGTGGACGGCAGGAATTCTCACAGTTGTCGTCATCGCCGTTGATTACATAGCAAGCGGGATGGGTGCGCAAAAATACGGAGCTTCGAAATGGTCAGTGGTCAGTGCTGCATTAGGCGTTGTCATTTTTCCTTTTATCCTGGGACCTATTGGACTCATCGTCGGGCCGTTTCTGGCCGTGGTCGTTACCGAATGGTTGCTGAGAAAAACGCTTGTCGACTCACTTAAAATTGGCTTGGGCACCATTGCAGGATTTTTGGGAGGAATTCTCGTAAAAGGGTTGATCATGTGCGCCCTCGTCGTTTGGTTCTTGTGGCGTGCCCTTGGATGA
- a CDS encoding glycine betaine ABC transporter substrate-binding protein, which translates to MRKGTLISLAFIVTMGMVLAACGGATDNSGENSTEETNNNNDQDAEDGNGTITLVYDNWADQIASSHVLKKAMEDRGFTVELTTATISASWAGVADGSADVLLAAWLPITHNEYYERFKDQLVDLGPNTEGAKIGLVVPEYVTIDSIEELNHNADKFNNQIVGVEPGAGIMQRSEKATDEYGLELELMTSSEAGMMSELQRNYDSEEWIVVTGWTPHWKFAKFDLKFLEDPQGVFGETEEIHTIVRQGLEDDNPGAYKVLDNFHWTLDDMNEVMVDMEDGMEPEEAAAKWVENNQDQVEEWFVE; encoded by the coding sequence TTGCGTAAAGGCACTCTAATCAGTTTAGCATTTATTGTGACGATGGGCATGGTGTTGGCAGCTTGTGGAGGTGCGACTGATAACAGCGGAGAAAACAGTACTGAAGAAACAAATAACAACAATGACCAAGATGCGGAAGACGGGAACGGGACCATAACGTTGGTTTACGATAACTGGGCTGACCAAATCGCCAGTAGCCATGTACTTAAGAAAGCAATGGAAGATCGAGGATTTACGGTTGAATTGACAACTGCCACCATTTCCGCGTCGTGGGCTGGCGTAGCGGATGGAAGTGCTGATGTGTTGCTGGCCGCTTGGCTGCCGATCACCCATAATGAGTACTATGAACGGTTCAAAGACCAACTTGTTGATTTAGGGCCGAACACCGAAGGCGCAAAAATCGGCCTTGTGGTACCGGAATATGTCACGATTGATTCCATTGAAGAATTGAACCATAACGCAGACAAATTTAACAACCAAATTGTCGGAGTTGAACCTGGAGCCGGCATCATGCAGAGATCGGAAAAAGCGACGGACGAGTACGGTCTTGAACTTGAATTAATGACAAGTTCTGAAGCTGGTATGATGTCGGAGTTGCAGCGAAATTACGACAGTGAAGAGTGGATTGTCGTAACGGGTTGGACTCCACACTGGAAATTTGCAAAGTTCGATCTGAAGTTTTTGGAGGATCCGCAAGGTGTGTTCGGAGAAACCGAAGAGATTCATACAATCGTTCGGCAAGGCCTTGAAGATGACAATCCGGGGGCTTACAAAGTGTTAGATAACTTCCACTGGACTCTCGATGATATGAACGAAGTTATGGTTGATATGGAAGACGGAATGGAGCCGGAAGAAGCGGCTGCCAAGTGGGTGGAAAACAATCAGGATCAAGTGGAAGAATGGTTTGTTGAATAA
- a CDS encoding helix-turn-helix domain-containing protein — MYDPFESVLDDTMWLIKNNYVQNMSLHEIAPKVGVSRLLTTVINCTEIGYQIGYQSTSSFYNAFKRNTGLSPGQFRGNTENQELDVVGHKFQF, encoded by the coding sequence ATGTACGACCCGTTTGAATCTGTTTTGGATGATACTATGTGGTTGATAAAAAATAATTATGTTCAAAACATGTCTTTACATGAAATTGCACCGAAGGTAGGAGTTAGTCGTCTCTTAACGACGGTCATTAATTGTACGGAGATCGGTTATCAAATAGGGTATCAAAGCACCTCTAGCTTTTATAACGCGTTTAAACGAAATACAGGACTTTCACCAGGTCAATTTCGTGGAAATACTGAAAATCAGGAACTCGACGTTGTTGGACATAAATTTCAATTTTGA
- a CDS encoding cupin domain-containing protein: MYHLSHPHPLPHYCYFVPTYDWRGRRPCWNIPRETMRRRIPLRDYGSQPFVVNIDEAAKQNNTFRTALWTGKHLQVTLMSIDVGEDIGLEVHPHVDQFLRIEEGQGLVKMGDTKDHLDFEEWVGDDYAIVVPAGKWHNIINTGSRPLKLYSIYAPPEHPFGTVHETKADAMAAKGGGY, translated from the coding sequence ATGTACCACTTATCTCACCCGCATCCACTTCCCCACTACTGTTATTTTGTTCCAACGTATGACTGGAGAGGACGGCGCCCTTGTTGGAACATTCCTCGTGAGACAATGCGTCGCAGAATTCCTTTAAGGGATTATGGATCTCAACCGTTTGTCGTGAATATTGACGAGGCTGCGAAGCAAAACAACACATTCCGCACAGCTTTGTGGACTGGAAAGCATTTGCAAGTGACGTTAATGAGTATCGATGTTGGGGAAGACATCGGTTTAGAAGTTCACCCCCATGTTGATCAATTTTTACGCATTGAAGAGGGGCAGGGGTTAGTAAAAATGGGGGATACGAAGGATCATTTAGATTTTGAAGAATGGGTAGGCGACGATTATGCGATTGTGGTTCCTGCTGGAAAATGGCACAATATTATCAATACCGGAAGCAGGCCGCTTAAGCTTTACTCGATATATGCGCCGCCTGAGCATCCATTTGGTACAGTTCATGAAACGAAAGCAGATGCCATGGCTGCTAAAGGCGGTGGATATTAA